In one Hypomesus transpacificus isolate Combined female chromosome 18, fHypTra1, whole genome shotgun sequence genomic region, the following are encoded:
- the LOC124480428 gene encoding protein kinase C-binding protein 1-like isoform X9: MCLYNASLAEEEIKTESDVVEGMDVSMRSKVPEPGSAERLLVAQKRKVPSPTHSSNGHSPAETSPSPLKKKKKPGALSNSSKDQSELRHGPFYYVKQPALTTDPVDVVPQDGRNDFYCWLCHREGQVLCCELCPRVYHAKCLKLPAEPEGDWFCPECEKITVAECIETQSKAMTMLTLEQLSYLLKFALQKMKQPGTEPFQKPVSLEQHPDYAEYIFHPMDLCTLEKNIKKKMYGCTEAFLADMKWILHNCIIYNGGNHKLTATAKVIVKICEHEMNEIEVCPECYLSSCQKRDNWFCEPCGHPHPLVWAKLKGFPFWPAKALREKDGQVDARFFGQHDRAWVPINNCYLMSKEIPFSVKKTKSIFNSAMQEMEVYVENIRKKFGVFNYAPFRTPFTPNNQLQMLQDPSNPSAGALKTEKTDKIRFNFDMTASPKMLLGKSSLSSGMGRRISMTDMPRSPMSTNSSVHTGSDVEQDGTERGPRNLPFHYSAGEESMDYTASPASAKMGHGGSMTGSPKSFTPQGLVPKQERGAATGSILNLNLDRVKAEMDLKELSETVQQQQLQQGAPVLLATPKRPSRSLDKTIESCKAQLGDCQSAGIDDISEDVYKGVEHSDSEDSDKSDSSDSEYLSDEEHRPKSTTQEDKGERKRSKVNMQGEDKEGLPGTRDKSSPEGVLKDEQGNGPERESQDKARLAQSQPTVDRPKAPEETRAGGPSALTDPDQDSDSERELVIDLGDEQGGRERKRARKEPGAAAATKTLKEPTGTNLDGKLPSTIPSPAPEVSTSSSSLKDATQPSITSALNLVSTTSSGHASTASTSSITTSSPASTSNSTSSHSAASSAPSAVKKQRPLLPKETAQAVQRAVVWNPTNKFQTSSQKWHMQKVQRQEKQGDQPALQSQAQAQAPVQVQAQTPSPQQLQSQQPLQSSSSTRYQTRQAAKGDLQIPTGSADVAADIAKYTNKMMDTIKGTMTEIYNDLSKNTSGNTIAEIRRLRIEIEKLQWLHQQELSEMKHNLELTMAEMRQSLEQERERLVADVKKQMEVEKQQAVDETKKKQWCANCRKEAIFYCCWNTSYCDYPCQQAHWPEHMKSCTQSGIHPQAATATQQEPEPESISDPSTKPSGPSPSTQPHPTGPTPTEKGPSPSYSVDRSKDSAVMAVP; this comes from the exons TCTGGCTGAGGAGGAGATAAAAACAGAGTCGGATGTGGTAGAGGGGATGGATGTGTCCATGAGATCCAAAG TCCCTGAACCTGGGTCAGCAGAGCGTTTGCTGGTCGCTCAGAAGAGGAAGGTTCCCAGCCCCACCCACTCATCCAATGGACACTCCCCTGCAGAAACCTCCCCTAGccccctgaagaagaagaagaaaccaGGGGCGCTCAGCAACAGCAGCAAAGACCAG TCAGAGCTAAGACATGGTCCCTTTTACTATGTGAAGCAGCCAGCACTCACCACAGACCCTGTTGATGTTGTACCGCAGGACGGCAGGAATGACTTCTACTGCTGGCTGTGCCACCGCGAGGGCCAGGTGCTCTGCTGTGAGCTCTGCCCGAGGGTGTACCACGCCAAGTGCCTCAAACTGCCAGCCGAGCCCGAGGGCGACTGGTTCTGTCCAGAGTGTGAG AAAATTACTGTGGCGGAGTGTATAGAAACTCAGAGTAAAGCTATGACGATGCTGACGCTAGAACAGCTGTCCTACCTGCTCAAGTTTGCCCTGCAGAAGATGAAGCAGCCTGGA ACAGAGCCCTTCCAGAagccagtctctctggagcagCATCCTGACTATGCAGAGTACATCTTCCACCCCATGGACCTGTGCACCCTAGAGAAG AacataaaaaagaaaatgtatggCTGTACAGAAGCCTTTTTGGCTGACATGAAATGGATCCTGCATAATTGTATCATCTATAATGGAG GTAATCACAAACTAACAGCAACAGCCAAAGTCATTGTCAAGATCTGTGAACACGAG ATGAATGAGATAGAGGTCTGTCCAGAGTGCTACCTGTCCTCGTGCCAGAAGAGGGATAACTGGTTTTGCGAGCCATGT ggtcacccccaccccctggtgTGGGCTAAGCTGAAAGGCTTCCCCTTCTGGCCAGCCAAGGCACTGCGGGAGAAGGATGGACAGGTGGACGCCCGCTTTTTTGGTCAGCATGACAG GGCCTGGGTTCCCATCAACAACTGCTACCTCATGTCCAAAGAAATTCCCTTCTCTGTAAAGAAGACCAAGAGCATCTTCAACAGCGCCATGCAGGAGATGGAGGTCTATGTTGAGAACATCCGCAAAAAATTTGGGGTGTTCAACTATGCGCCCTTCCGCACACCCTTCACACCCAACAACCAGCTGCAGATGCTGCAGGACCCATCCAATCCCAGTGCTGGGGCACTAAAGACAGAGAAAACCGACAAAATCCGCTTCAACTTTGACATGACTGCGTCTCCCAAGATGCTACTGGGCAAGAGCTCCCTGTCCAGCGGGATGGGGCGGAGGATTTCCATGACGGACATGCCTCGTTCTCCAATGAGCACCAACTCGTCAGTGCACACGGGGTCAGACGTAGAGCAGGATGGGACTGAGAGAGGGCCGAGGAACCTCCCCTTCCATTACAGTGCTGGGGAAGAGTCTATGGACTACACTG CATCCCCTGCCTCAGCGAAGATGGGCCACGGTGGCAGCATGACGGGCAGCCCCAAGTCCTTCACCCCCCAGGGACTTGTGCCCAAGCAAGAGAGGGGTGCAGCCACTGGGAGCATCCTCAACCTCAACCTTG ACCGGGTGAAGGCTGAGATGGACCTGAAGGAACTGAGTGAGACCgtgcagcaacagcagctacaacagGGGGCACCGGTCCTCCTGGCCACACCCAAGAGACCCAGCAGGAGCCTGGACAAGACCATCGAGAGCTGCAAGGCCCAGCTAG GTGATTGTCAATCTGCAGGCATAGACGACATCTCCGAGGATGTGTATAAGGGCGTGGAGCATAGTGACTCTGAGGACTCTGACAAGTCAGACTCTAGCGACAGTGAGTATCTCAGTGATGAGGAGCACCGGCCAAAGAGCACCACCCAAGAagacaagggagagaggaagaggtctAAAGTGAACATGCAGGGAGAGGACAAGGAGGGGCTCCCAGGGACGAGGGACAAATCCTCCCCGGAAGGTGTGCTCAAAGACGAGCAGGGCAACGGCCCAGAGAGAGAGTCCCAAGACAAGGCCAGGTTGGCCCAGTCTCAGCCCACAGTAGACAGGCCTAAAGCTCCAGAGGAGACGAGGGCAGGAGGCCCCTCCGCCCTTACTGATCCAGACCAGGACTCTGACTCTGAGAGAGAGCTGGTAATTGACCTAGGGGATGAGCAGGGGGGCCGCGAACGCAAGAGAGCCAGAAAGGAACCGGGGGCAGCAGCAGCCACCAAAACTCTCAAAGAGCCTACTGGTACCAATCTTGATG GAAAGCTTCCTTCCACCATACCCTCACCTGCACCTGAagtctccacttcctcctccagcctcaaaGATGCCACCCAACCTTCCATTACCTCTGCCCTGAACCTTGTCTCTACCACGTCCTCTGGTCATGCCAGCACGGCCTCTACCAGCAGCATtaccacctcctcccctgcctctaccTCCAACTCCACTTCTTCTCACTCGGCTGCCTCATCAGCCCCCTCTGCAGTCAAGAAGCagcgccctctgctgcccaAAGAGACAGCCCAAGCTGTGCAGAGGGCTGTGGTGTGGAACCCTACCAACAAGTTCCAGACATCATCTCAGAAATGGCACATGCAAAAGGTGCAGCGGCAAGAGAAACAAGGGGATCAGCCGGCCCTGCAGAGCCAGGCTCAGGCTCAGGCCCCAGTCCAGGTTCAGGCACAGACACCCAGCCCCCAGCAACTGCAATCACAGCAGCCACTGCAGTCCTCCTCCAGTACACGCTACCAGACCAGACAGGCTGCAAAAG GAGACCTCCAGATTCCCACGGGCTCAGCAGATGTGGCAGCAGATATAGCCAAGTACACCAACAAG ATGATGGACACGATAAAAGGGACAATGACTGAAATCTACAATGACCTCTCCAAAAACACATCAGGAAACACTATTGCAGAG ATTCGTCGGTTGAGGATAGAAATAGAGAAACTTCAGTGGCTCCATCAACAAGAGCTGTCTGAGATGAAGCATAACCTAG AGCTGACTATGGCAGAGATGAGGCAGAgtctggagcaggagagggagaggctggtggCGGACGTGAAGAAGCAGATGGAGGTAGAGAAACAGCAGGCTGTAGACGAGACCAAGAAGAAGCAGTGGTGTGCCAACTGCAGGAAGGAGGCCATCTTCTACTGCTGCTGGAACACCAGCTACTGTGACTACCCTTGCCAGCAGGCCCACTGGCCAGAGCACATGAAGTCCTGCACGCAGTCAGGTATACACCCACAAGCAg CCACAGCAACTCAACAGGAGCCAGAACCAGAGTCGATCTCAGACCCGTCAACCAAACCGTCCGGTCCTTCCCCCAGCACTCAGCCCCACCCCACAGGGCCCACTCCCACTGAGAAAGGCCCGTCCCCCTCCTACAGTGTGGACAGGAGCAAGGACAGTGCTGTCATGGCCGTGCCCtaa
- the LOC124480428 gene encoding protein kinase C-binding protein 1-like isoform X4: MCLYNASLAEEEIKTESDVVEGMDVSMRSKVPEPGSAERLLVAQKRKVPSPTHSSNGHSPAETSPSPLKKKKKPGALSNSSKDQSELRHGPFYYVKQPALTTDPVDVVPQDGRNDFYCWLCHREGQVLCCELCPRVYHAKCLKLPAEPEGDWFCPECEKITVAECIETQSKAMTMLTLEQLSYLLKFALQKMKQPGTEPFQKPVSLEQHPDYAEYIFHPMDLCTLEKNIKKKMYGCTEAFLADMKWILHNCIIYNGGNHKLTATAKVIVKICEHEMNEIEVCPECYLSSCQKRDNWFCEPCGHPHPLVWAKLKGFPFWPAKALREKDGQVDARFFGQHDRAWVPINNCYLMSKEIPFSVKKTKSIFNSAMQEMEVYVENIRKKFGVFNYAPFRTPFTPNNQLQMLQDPSNPSAGALKTEKTDKIRFNFDMTASPKMLLGKSSLSSGMGRRISMTDMPRSPMSTNSSVHTGSDVEQDGTERGPRNLPFHYSAGEESMDYTASPASAKMGHGGSMTGSPKSFTPQGLVPKQERGAATGSILNLNLDRVKAEMDLKELSETVQQQQLQQGAPVLLATPKRPSRSLDKTIESCKAQLGDCQSAGIDDISEDVYKGVEHSDSEDSDKSDSSDSEYLSDEEHRPKSTTQEDKGERKRSKVNMQGEDKEGLPGTRDKSSPEGVLKDEQGNGPERESQDKARLAQSQPTVDRPKAPEETRAGGPSALTDPDQDSDSERELVIDLGDEQGGRERKRARKEPGAAAATKTLKEPTGTNLDGKLPSTIPSPAPEVSTSSSSLKDATQPSITSALNLVSTTSSGHASTASTSSITTSSPASTSNSTSSHSAASSAPSAVKKQRPLLPKETAQAVQRAVVWNPTNKFQTSSQKWHMQKVQRQEKQGDQPALQSQAQAQAPVQVQAQTPSPQQLQSQQPLQSSSSTRYQTRQAAKAVQQKDGPQSTSTSSVTLVTSSGTSSSSSFMAGDLQIPTGSADVAADIAKYTNKMMDTIKGTMTEIYNDLSKNTSGNTIAEIRRLRIEIEKLQWLHQQELSEMKHNLELTMAEMRQSLEQERERLVADVKKQMEVEKQQAVDETKKKQWCANCRKEAIFYCCWNTSYCDYPCQQAHWPEHMKSCTQSATATQQEPEPESISDPSTKPSGPSPSTQPHPTGPTPTEKGPSPSYSVDRSKDSAVMAVP, translated from the exons TCTGGCTGAGGAGGAGATAAAAACAGAGTCGGATGTGGTAGAGGGGATGGATGTGTCCATGAGATCCAAAG TCCCTGAACCTGGGTCAGCAGAGCGTTTGCTGGTCGCTCAGAAGAGGAAGGTTCCCAGCCCCACCCACTCATCCAATGGACACTCCCCTGCAGAAACCTCCCCTAGccccctgaagaagaagaagaaaccaGGGGCGCTCAGCAACAGCAGCAAAGACCAG TCAGAGCTAAGACATGGTCCCTTTTACTATGTGAAGCAGCCAGCACTCACCACAGACCCTGTTGATGTTGTACCGCAGGACGGCAGGAATGACTTCTACTGCTGGCTGTGCCACCGCGAGGGCCAGGTGCTCTGCTGTGAGCTCTGCCCGAGGGTGTACCACGCCAAGTGCCTCAAACTGCCAGCCGAGCCCGAGGGCGACTGGTTCTGTCCAGAGTGTGAG AAAATTACTGTGGCGGAGTGTATAGAAACTCAGAGTAAAGCTATGACGATGCTGACGCTAGAACAGCTGTCCTACCTGCTCAAGTTTGCCCTGCAGAAGATGAAGCAGCCTGGA ACAGAGCCCTTCCAGAagccagtctctctggagcagCATCCTGACTATGCAGAGTACATCTTCCACCCCATGGACCTGTGCACCCTAGAGAAG AacataaaaaagaaaatgtatggCTGTACAGAAGCCTTTTTGGCTGACATGAAATGGATCCTGCATAATTGTATCATCTATAATGGAG GTAATCACAAACTAACAGCAACAGCCAAAGTCATTGTCAAGATCTGTGAACACGAG ATGAATGAGATAGAGGTCTGTCCAGAGTGCTACCTGTCCTCGTGCCAGAAGAGGGATAACTGGTTTTGCGAGCCATGT ggtcacccccaccccctggtgTGGGCTAAGCTGAAAGGCTTCCCCTTCTGGCCAGCCAAGGCACTGCGGGAGAAGGATGGACAGGTGGACGCCCGCTTTTTTGGTCAGCATGACAG GGCCTGGGTTCCCATCAACAACTGCTACCTCATGTCCAAAGAAATTCCCTTCTCTGTAAAGAAGACCAAGAGCATCTTCAACAGCGCCATGCAGGAGATGGAGGTCTATGTTGAGAACATCCGCAAAAAATTTGGGGTGTTCAACTATGCGCCCTTCCGCACACCCTTCACACCCAACAACCAGCTGCAGATGCTGCAGGACCCATCCAATCCCAGTGCTGGGGCACTAAAGACAGAGAAAACCGACAAAATCCGCTTCAACTTTGACATGACTGCGTCTCCCAAGATGCTACTGGGCAAGAGCTCCCTGTCCAGCGGGATGGGGCGGAGGATTTCCATGACGGACATGCCTCGTTCTCCAATGAGCACCAACTCGTCAGTGCACACGGGGTCAGACGTAGAGCAGGATGGGACTGAGAGAGGGCCGAGGAACCTCCCCTTCCATTACAGTGCTGGGGAAGAGTCTATGGACTACACTG CATCCCCTGCCTCAGCGAAGATGGGCCACGGTGGCAGCATGACGGGCAGCCCCAAGTCCTTCACCCCCCAGGGACTTGTGCCCAAGCAAGAGAGGGGTGCAGCCACTGGGAGCATCCTCAACCTCAACCTTG ACCGGGTGAAGGCTGAGATGGACCTGAAGGAACTGAGTGAGACCgtgcagcaacagcagctacaacagGGGGCACCGGTCCTCCTGGCCACACCCAAGAGACCCAGCAGGAGCCTGGACAAGACCATCGAGAGCTGCAAGGCCCAGCTAG GTGATTGTCAATCTGCAGGCATAGACGACATCTCCGAGGATGTGTATAAGGGCGTGGAGCATAGTGACTCTGAGGACTCTGACAAGTCAGACTCTAGCGACAGTGAGTATCTCAGTGATGAGGAGCACCGGCCAAAGAGCACCACCCAAGAagacaagggagagaggaagaggtctAAAGTGAACATGCAGGGAGAGGACAAGGAGGGGCTCCCAGGGACGAGGGACAAATCCTCCCCGGAAGGTGTGCTCAAAGACGAGCAGGGCAACGGCCCAGAGAGAGAGTCCCAAGACAAGGCCAGGTTGGCCCAGTCTCAGCCCACAGTAGACAGGCCTAAAGCTCCAGAGGAGACGAGGGCAGGAGGCCCCTCCGCCCTTACTGATCCAGACCAGGACTCTGACTCTGAGAGAGAGCTGGTAATTGACCTAGGGGATGAGCAGGGGGGCCGCGAACGCAAGAGAGCCAGAAAGGAACCGGGGGCAGCAGCAGCCACCAAAACTCTCAAAGAGCCTACTGGTACCAATCTTGATG GAAAGCTTCCTTCCACCATACCCTCACCTGCACCTGAagtctccacttcctcctccagcctcaaaGATGCCACCCAACCTTCCATTACCTCTGCCCTGAACCTTGTCTCTACCACGTCCTCTGGTCATGCCAGCACGGCCTCTACCAGCAGCATtaccacctcctcccctgcctctaccTCCAACTCCACTTCTTCTCACTCGGCTGCCTCATCAGCCCCCTCTGCAGTCAAGAAGCagcgccctctgctgcccaAAGAGACAGCCCAAGCTGTGCAGAGGGCTGTGGTGTGGAACCCTACCAACAAGTTCCAGACATCATCTCAGAAATGGCACATGCAAAAGGTGCAGCGGCAAGAGAAACAAGGGGATCAGCCGGCCCTGCAGAGCCAGGCTCAGGCTCAGGCCCCAGTCCAGGTTCAGGCACAGACACCCAGCCCCCAGCAACTGCAATCACAGCAGCCACTGCAGTCCTCCTCCAGTACACGCTACCAGACCAGACAGGCTGCAAAAG CTGTGCAGCAGAAAGATGGGCCTCAGAGCACTTCCACCTCATCAGTTACCTTGGTTACATCCTctggcacctcctcctcttcctcttttatGGCAGGAGACCTCCAGATTCCCACGGGCTCAGCAGATGTGGCAGCAGATATAGCCAAGTACACCAACAAG ATGATGGACACGATAAAAGGGACAATGACTGAAATCTACAATGACCTCTCCAAAAACACATCAGGAAACACTATTGCAGAG ATTCGTCGGTTGAGGATAGAAATAGAGAAACTTCAGTGGCTCCATCAACAAGAGCTGTCTGAGATGAAGCATAACCTAG AGCTGACTATGGCAGAGATGAGGCAGAgtctggagcaggagagggagaggctggtggCGGACGTGAAGAAGCAGATGGAGGTAGAGAAACAGCAGGCTGTAGACGAGACCAAGAAGAAGCAGTGGTGTGCCAACTGCAGGAAGGAGGCCATCTTCTACTGCTGCTGGAACACCAGCTACTGTGACTACCCTTGCCAGCAGGCCCACTGGCCAGAGCACATGAAGTCCTGCACGCAGTCAG CCACAGCAACTCAACAGGAGCCAGAACCAGAGTCGATCTCAGACCCGTCAACCAAACCGTCCGGTCCTTCCCCCAGCACTCAGCCCCACCCCACAGGGCCCACTCCCACTGAGAAAGGCCCGTCCCCCTCCTACAGTGTGGACAGGAGCAAGGACAGTGCTGTCATGGCCGTGCCCtaa
- the LOC124480428 gene encoding protein kinase C-binding protein 1-like isoform X1 has protein sequence MCLYNASLAEEEIKTESDVVEGMDVSMRSKVPEPGSAERLLVAQKRKVPSPTHSSNGHSPAETSPSPLKKKKKPGALSNSSKDQSELRHGPFYYVKQPALTTDPVDVVPQDGRNDFYCWLCHREGQVLCCELCPRVYHAKCLKLPAEPEGDWFCPECEKITVAECIETQSKAMTMLTLEQLSYLLKFALQKMKQPGTEPFQKPVSLEQHPDYAEYIFHPMDLCTLEKNIKKKMYGCTEAFLADMKWILHNCIIYNGGNHKLTATAKVIVKICEHEMNEIEVCPECYLSSCQKRDNWFCEPCGHPHPLVWAKLKGFPFWPAKALREKDGQVDARFFGQHDRAWVPINNCYLMSKEIPFSVKKTKSIFNSAMQEMEVYVENIRKKFGVFNYAPFRTPFTPNNQLQMLQDPSNPSAGALKTEKTDKIRFNFDMTASPKMLLGKSSLSSGMGRRISMTDMPRSPMSTNSSVHTGSDVEQDGTERGPRNLPFHYSAGEESMDYTASPASAKMGHGGSMTGSPKSFTPQGLVPKQERGAATGSILNLNLDRVKAEMDLKELSETVQQQQLQQGAPVLLATPKRPSRSLDKTIESCKAQLGDCQSAGIDDISEDVYKGVEHSDSEDSDKSDSSDSEYLSDEEHRPKSTTQEDKGERKRSKVNMQGEDKEGLPGTRDKSSPEGVLKDEQGNGPERESQDKARLAQSQPTVDRPKAPEETRAGGPSALTDPDQDSDSERELVIDLGDEQGGRERKRARKEPGAAAATKTLKEPTGTNLDGKLPSTIPSPAPEVSTSSSSLKDATQPSITSALNLVSTTSSGHASTASTSSITTSSPASTSNSTSSHSAASSAPSAVKKQRPLLPKETAQAVQRAVVWNPTNKFQTSSQKWHMQKVQRQEKQGDQPALQSQAQAQAPVQVQAQTPSPQQLQSQQPLQSSSSTRYQTRQAAKAVQQKDGPQSTSTSSVTLVTSSGTSSSSSFMAGDLQIPTGSADVAADIAKYTNKMMDTIKGTMTEIYNDLSKNTSGNTIAEIRRLRIEIEKLQWLHQQELSEMKHNLELTMAEMRQSLEQERERLVADVKKQMEVEKQQAVDETKKKQWCANCRKEAIFYCCWNTSYCDYPCQQAHWPEHMKSCTQSGIHPQAATATQQEPEPESISDPSTKPSGPSPSTQPHPTGPTPTEKGPSPSYSVDRSKDSAVMAVP, from the exons TCTGGCTGAGGAGGAGATAAAAACAGAGTCGGATGTGGTAGAGGGGATGGATGTGTCCATGAGATCCAAAG TCCCTGAACCTGGGTCAGCAGAGCGTTTGCTGGTCGCTCAGAAGAGGAAGGTTCCCAGCCCCACCCACTCATCCAATGGACACTCCCCTGCAGAAACCTCCCCTAGccccctgaagaagaagaagaaaccaGGGGCGCTCAGCAACAGCAGCAAAGACCAG TCAGAGCTAAGACATGGTCCCTTTTACTATGTGAAGCAGCCAGCACTCACCACAGACCCTGTTGATGTTGTACCGCAGGACGGCAGGAATGACTTCTACTGCTGGCTGTGCCACCGCGAGGGCCAGGTGCTCTGCTGTGAGCTCTGCCCGAGGGTGTACCACGCCAAGTGCCTCAAACTGCCAGCCGAGCCCGAGGGCGACTGGTTCTGTCCAGAGTGTGAG AAAATTACTGTGGCGGAGTGTATAGAAACTCAGAGTAAAGCTATGACGATGCTGACGCTAGAACAGCTGTCCTACCTGCTCAAGTTTGCCCTGCAGAAGATGAAGCAGCCTGGA ACAGAGCCCTTCCAGAagccagtctctctggagcagCATCCTGACTATGCAGAGTACATCTTCCACCCCATGGACCTGTGCACCCTAGAGAAG AacataaaaaagaaaatgtatggCTGTACAGAAGCCTTTTTGGCTGACATGAAATGGATCCTGCATAATTGTATCATCTATAATGGAG GTAATCACAAACTAACAGCAACAGCCAAAGTCATTGTCAAGATCTGTGAACACGAG ATGAATGAGATAGAGGTCTGTCCAGAGTGCTACCTGTCCTCGTGCCAGAAGAGGGATAACTGGTTTTGCGAGCCATGT ggtcacccccaccccctggtgTGGGCTAAGCTGAAAGGCTTCCCCTTCTGGCCAGCCAAGGCACTGCGGGAGAAGGATGGACAGGTGGACGCCCGCTTTTTTGGTCAGCATGACAG GGCCTGGGTTCCCATCAACAACTGCTACCTCATGTCCAAAGAAATTCCCTTCTCTGTAAAGAAGACCAAGAGCATCTTCAACAGCGCCATGCAGGAGATGGAGGTCTATGTTGAGAACATCCGCAAAAAATTTGGGGTGTTCAACTATGCGCCCTTCCGCACACCCTTCACACCCAACAACCAGCTGCAGATGCTGCAGGACCCATCCAATCCCAGTGCTGGGGCACTAAAGACAGAGAAAACCGACAAAATCCGCTTCAACTTTGACATGACTGCGTCTCCCAAGATGCTACTGGGCAAGAGCTCCCTGTCCAGCGGGATGGGGCGGAGGATTTCCATGACGGACATGCCTCGTTCTCCAATGAGCACCAACTCGTCAGTGCACACGGGGTCAGACGTAGAGCAGGATGGGACTGAGAGAGGGCCGAGGAACCTCCCCTTCCATTACAGTGCTGGGGAAGAGTCTATGGACTACACTG CATCCCCTGCCTCAGCGAAGATGGGCCACGGTGGCAGCATGACGGGCAGCCCCAAGTCCTTCACCCCCCAGGGACTTGTGCCCAAGCAAGAGAGGGGTGCAGCCACTGGGAGCATCCTCAACCTCAACCTTG ACCGGGTGAAGGCTGAGATGGACCTGAAGGAACTGAGTGAGACCgtgcagcaacagcagctacaacagGGGGCACCGGTCCTCCTGGCCACACCCAAGAGACCCAGCAGGAGCCTGGACAAGACCATCGAGAGCTGCAAGGCCCAGCTAG GTGATTGTCAATCTGCAGGCATAGACGACATCTCCGAGGATGTGTATAAGGGCGTGGAGCATAGTGACTCTGAGGACTCTGACAAGTCAGACTCTAGCGACAGTGAGTATCTCAGTGATGAGGAGCACCGGCCAAAGAGCACCACCCAAGAagacaagggagagaggaagaggtctAAAGTGAACATGCAGGGAGAGGACAAGGAGGGGCTCCCAGGGACGAGGGACAAATCCTCCCCGGAAGGTGTGCTCAAAGACGAGCAGGGCAACGGCCCAGAGAGAGAGTCCCAAGACAAGGCCAGGTTGGCCCAGTCTCAGCCCACAGTAGACAGGCCTAAAGCTCCAGAGGAGACGAGGGCAGGAGGCCCCTCCGCCCTTACTGATCCAGACCAGGACTCTGACTCTGAGAGAGAGCTGGTAATTGACCTAGGGGATGAGCAGGGGGGCCGCGAACGCAAGAGAGCCAGAAAGGAACCGGGGGCAGCAGCAGCCACCAAAACTCTCAAAGAGCCTACTGGTACCAATCTTGATG GAAAGCTTCCTTCCACCATACCCTCACCTGCACCTGAagtctccacttcctcctccagcctcaaaGATGCCACCCAACCTTCCATTACCTCTGCCCTGAACCTTGTCTCTACCACGTCCTCTGGTCATGCCAGCACGGCCTCTACCAGCAGCATtaccacctcctcccctgcctctaccTCCAACTCCACTTCTTCTCACTCGGCTGCCTCATCAGCCCCCTCTGCAGTCAAGAAGCagcgccctctgctgcccaAAGAGACAGCCCAAGCTGTGCAGAGGGCTGTGGTGTGGAACCCTACCAACAAGTTCCAGACATCATCTCAGAAATGGCACATGCAAAAGGTGCAGCGGCAAGAGAAACAAGGGGATCAGCCGGCCCTGCAGAGCCAGGCTCAGGCTCAGGCCCCAGTCCAGGTTCAGGCACAGACACCCAGCCCCCAGCAACTGCAATCACAGCAGCCACTGCAGTCCTCCTCCAGTACACGCTACCAGACCAGACAGGCTGCAAAAG CTGTGCAGCAGAAAGATGGGCCTCAGAGCACTTCCACCTCATCAGTTACCTTGGTTACATCCTctggcacctcctcctcttcctcttttatGGCAGGAGACCTCCAGATTCCCACGGGCTCAGCAGATGTGGCAGCAGATATAGCCAAGTACACCAACAAG ATGATGGACACGATAAAAGGGACAATGACTGAAATCTACAATGACCTCTCCAAAAACACATCAGGAAACACTATTGCAGAG ATTCGTCGGTTGAGGATAGAAATAGAGAAACTTCAGTGGCTCCATCAACAAGAGCTGTCTGAGATGAAGCATAACCTAG AGCTGACTATGGCAGAGATGAGGCAGAgtctggagcaggagagggagaggctggtggCGGACGTGAAGAAGCAGATGGAGGTAGAGAAACAGCAGGCTGTAGACGAGACCAAGAAGAAGCAGTGGTGTGCCAACTGCAGGAAGGAGGCCATCTTCTACTGCTGCTGGAACACCAGCTACTGTGACTACCCTTGCCAGCAGGCCCACTGGCCAGAGCACATGAAGTCCTGCACGCAGTCAGGTATACACCCACAAGCAg CCACAGCAACTCAACAGGAGCCAGAACCAGAGTCGATCTCAGACCCGTCAACCAAACCGTCCGGTCCTTCCCCCAGCACTCAGCCCCACCCCACAGGGCCCACTCCCACTGAGAAAGGCCCGTCCCCCTCCTACAGTGTGGACAGGAGCAAGGACAGTGCTGTCATGGCCGTGCCCtaa